Proteins encoded together in one Triticum dicoccoides isolate Atlit2015 ecotype Zavitan chromosome 7B, WEW_v2.0, whole genome shotgun sequence window:
- the LOC119335581 gene encoding pentatricopeptide repeat-containing protein At2g45350, chloroplastic-like, whose amino-acid sequence MAPPPRLLPLLLGRLLVSGDLLRNTAHLRRIVPLLPSHPHLAASLSSLYFPLFPSSCIFLHNLLIRASATSPSPRLAFAAFSSILRSGDIPDRFTFPSLLKSASRLASFPRTGAQVHAQAVRRGFLIDVFVVNALLAMYAAFRDTGSMREVFDSCAGVTDVVSWNTVLGGYVKCGDIRNAQMVFEEMPQRNGVSWSAMVGAYAGSGELDVAREMFDEMPAIGRNIVTWNSMITGFARHGLLPLARKMFDEMPVRNLVSWNTMMRGYAVNGEMDGARKLFDVMREKDVVSWTCMISGYAQAGRYVETLELFREMQSESSGRPNEVTMVSVLSACAHLTALEEGRWAHTYIDKHKMVLDNEFNLGAALIDMYAKCGKTDMAVKIFHSLDQKNISAWNALITGLAVSGDVQDCIGLFEQMKRSGEKPNDITFVGVLTACAHSGLVDEGRRCFQSMSSCGVQPEAKHYGCMVDMLGRAGLLEEAEELIRSMPMAPDVMILGALLGACRMHKRFDVAERVQSEIIGLNTRQAGCHVLISDVYAAAGKWGEALDARRVLQKCTIRKLPGSSSSMR is encoded by the coding sequence GCCCATCTCCGCCGCATCGTGCCCCTACTCCCTTCCCACCCCCacctcgccgcctccctctccaGCCTCTACTTCCCGCTCTTCCCCTCCTCATGCATCTTCCTCCACAACCTGCTCATCCGAGCCTCCGCAACCTCCCCGTCTCCCCGCCTCGCCTTCGCCGCCTTCTCCTCCATTCTCCGCTCTGGCGATATTCCCGACCGATTCACCTTCCCTTCCCTCCTCAAGTCGGCGTCCAGGCTCGCTTCTTTCCCGCGCACGGGCGCGCAGGTGCACGCACAGGCCGTCCGGCGCGGCTTCTTGATCGACGTCTTTGTCGTCAATGCGCTCCTCGCGATGTACGCCGCCTTCCGGGACACGGGCTCCATGCGGGAGGTGTTCGATTCGTGCGCAGGGGTCACCGACGTGGTGTCTTGGAACACAGTGCTCGGCGGCTATGTGAAGTGCGGGGACATCAGGAACGCCCAGATGGTGTTCGAGGAAATGCCGCAGAGGAATGGGGTGTCCTGGAGCGCGATGGTTGGGGCATACGCCGGTTCTGGCGAGTTGGATGTGGCCAGAGAAATGTTCGATGAGATGCCGGCCATTGGAAGGAACATTGTGACATGGAACTCGATGATTACAGGATTCGCGCGGCATGGGCTACTGCCACTGGCTAGGAAGATGTTTGATGAGATGCCGGTACGGAATCTGGTATCGTGGAACACAATGATGCGGGGGTATGCAGTGAACGGTGAGATGGATGGTGCACGGAAGCTGTTTGATGTGATGCGGGAGAAAGATGTGGTTTCCTGGACGTGCATGATTTCTGGGTATGCACAGGCTGGACGCTACGTGGAAACCCTTGAGCTGTTCAGGGAAATGCAGAGCGAGAGCAGTGGCCGTCCTAATGAGGTGACCATGGTGAGCGTGCTCTCAGCATGTGCACATTTAACAGCTCTGGAAGAAGGGAGGTGGGCTCACACTTACATTGACAAGCACAAGATGGTGCTCGACAATGAGTTCAATCTCGGTGCTGCCCTCATTGACATGTATGCCAAGTGTGGGAAAACTGACATGGCTGTCAAAATCTTCCACTCCTTGGACCAGAAGAATATCTCCGCCTGGAATGCACTCATCACTGGGTTGGCAGTGAGTGGTGATGTTCAGGATTGCATCGGTTTGTTTGAGCAGATGAAGAGGTCAGGAGAGAAACCGAATGACATAACGTTCGTTGGTGTGCTGACTGCTTGTGCCCACAGCGGGCTGGTGGATGAGGGTCGACGATGCTTTCAGAGCATGTCATCTTGCGGAGTGCAGCCAGAGGCAAAGCATTATGGCTGCATGGTTGACATGCTAGGCCGAGCAGGGCTTCTTGAAGAGGCAGAGGAGCTGATAAGGAGCATGCCGATGGCCCCAGATGTCATGATTTTGGGCGCACTACTAGGTGCCTGTCGAATGCACAAGAGATTTGATGTGGCTGAAAGAGTCCAGAGTGAAATTATTGGTCTCAACACACGGCAGGCTGGCTGCCATGTCTTGATATCAGACGTTTATGCTGCTGCTGGCAAATGGGGAGAGGCTTTAGATGCAAGGCGTGTTCTTCAGAAGTGCACAATCAGAAAATTGCCAGGATCATCCAGCTCGATGCGATAG